One genomic segment of Myxococcus xanthus includes these proteins:
- a CDS encoding SixA phosphatase family protein translates to MRLFLVRHADADAEIPEGLGDEARALTAKSRTSTAQHFASLTERIGPVGRILTSPLVRTVQTAQILSISARFEGPLKVHRCLLPDMPVGAVEPVLNEYADENLVLVGHQPSMGALAAHLLGMQSFPKPVNPGTVIGLERAEGESSPAFKFLFYAAPGQQVLDIIQ, encoded by the coding sequence TTGAGGCTTTTCCTGGTTAGGCACGCGGATGCGGACGCGGAGATCCCCGAGGGTCTCGGTGACGAGGCACGCGCCCTCACCGCGAAGTCCCGCACCAGCACTGCCCAGCATTTCGCTTCGCTGACCGAGCGCATCGGTCCTGTGGGGCGCATCCTGACCAGCCCGCTGGTTCGCACGGTGCAGACGGCGCAGATTCTCTCCATCTCCGCCAGGTTCGAGGGCCCGCTGAAGGTGCATCGCTGCTTGCTGCCCGACATGCCCGTGGGCGCGGTGGAACCGGTGCTCAACGAGTACGCGGACGAGAACCTCGTCCTCGTGGGTCACCAGCCGTCCATGGGCGCCCTGGCGGCCCATCTGCTCGGCATGCAGTCCTTCCCCAAGCCCGTCAACCCGGGCACCGTCATCGGCCTGGAGCGCGCGGAGGGGGAGTCTTCACCGGCGTTCAAGTTCCTGTTCTACGCCGCCCCTGGTCAGCAGGTGCTCGACATCATCCAGTGA
- the cyaY gene encoding iron donor protein CyaY, with protein sequence MMDEARYNQLVSAAFKRILAAADTIDPDILEADSTGDMVTLTAASREKCIVNTQRAVRQIWVAGQGQGIHFDYDAATGTWKDDKGRGLELMSFVADVVRGITGADFVYPG encoded by the coding sequence ATGATGGACGAAGCTCGCTACAACCAGTTGGTCTCCGCCGCGTTCAAGCGCATCCTCGCCGCGGCGGACACCATCGACCCTGACATCCTGGAAGCCGACAGCACCGGCGACATGGTGACGCTCACCGCCGCTTCGCGGGAGAAGTGCATCGTCAACACCCAGCGCGCCGTGCGGCAGATCTGGGTGGCGGGCCAGGGTCAGGGCATCCACTTCGACTACGACGCGGCCACCGGCACCTGGAAGGACGACAAGGGCCGGGGCCTGGAGTTGATGTCGTTCGTCGCGGACGTCGTCCGCGGCATCACCGGGGCGGACTTCGTCTATCCCGGCTGA
- a CDS encoding diguanylate cyclase, whose product MSSIVLAEPSAPVAGVLRRYLESAGHEVSWVSSVDEALRTVRERMPTVLLASGTGALDGEALCRSMRAEGLAAPVLLLYSPDEEQADTRAAQAGADGCLVGPLKRPTVLTCVSLLVQREEALRRVGSVGVRPPPPPFDGASHAGGPPPLPGALGGRMVPPPPPPLDGVDAPVESVDARGMPPPPPLDEEAPEAESAQARVVPPPREAEAPLSEGHGAKSASLPPELDEEPITSPSSEAGSTAPDAGEVPASATAEMQASEEDDLPLLHAEPEADERDAARTASEDGPEATEAVAASGAGFEPSSAQTSPPEAPAIWAAKPADSGAVSTSASDAATATPAASAQPPSVGARHSGAFPALAPTPVPGASRISRSDVAAVGSSPDFEFLKRLMLMEVKRSRRYRYPIAVLLVDIDKFAEKAAPLAPAARKLALAEALGLLVSGVRDIDVAVPFADSRFVVFLPHTPRSGALVVGQRLRELIKSLTAYEGASASVGVAVSEPPSGRGPVAGALSQVSFGSLLKEAGEALRRAQAAGGDWVEAASGRTQPG is encoded by the coding sequence ATGTCCTCCATCGTCCTCGCCGAGCCCTCCGCACCGGTGGCGGGCGTTCTGCGCCGCTATCTCGAATCCGCCGGTCATGAAGTGTCCTGGGTGAGCAGCGTCGACGAGGCGCTGCGCACGGTGAGGGAACGAATGCCCACCGTCCTGCTGGCGTCCGGAACGGGCGCCCTGGACGGTGAGGCGCTGTGCCGGAGCATGCGGGCCGAAGGCCTCGCCGCGCCGGTGTTGCTGTTGTATTCGCCGGACGAGGAGCAGGCAGACACGCGGGCCGCCCAGGCGGGCGCGGACGGGTGCCTGGTGGGGCCGCTGAAGCGCCCCACGGTGTTGACGTGCGTGTCCCTGCTTGTCCAGCGCGAGGAGGCGCTGCGGCGGGTGGGTTCCGTGGGCGTACGGCCGCCGCCACCCCCGTTCGATGGGGCGTCTCACGCGGGTGGGCCCCCTCCGCTTCCGGGCGCGTTGGGCGGGCGGATGGTTCCGCCTCCTCCTCCGCCGCTCGACGGCGTGGATGCACCTGTCGAGAGTGTGGATGCGCGGGGCATGCCCCCTCCGCCGCCGCTCGACGAAGAGGCACCGGAAGCGGAGAGCGCACAGGCGCGGGTGGTGCCACCGCCGCGCGAGGCGGAAGCGCCGTTGTCCGAGGGCCACGGCGCGAAGTCCGCGTCGCTGCCACCTGAGCTGGACGAAGAGCCCATCACGTCGCCGTCCTCCGAAGCGGGCAGCACGGCCCCGGATGCGGGCGAGGTGCCTGCTTCGGCCACAGCGGAGATGCAGGCTTCCGAGGAAGACGACCTTCCACTGCTCCACGCGGAGCCAGAGGCCGACGAGCGGGATGCCGCCAGGACAGCGTCCGAGGACGGGCCCGAGGCCACGGAGGCCGTCGCTGCATCAGGCGCCGGTTTCGAGCCGTCGTCCGCGCAGACGTCTCCGCCCGAGGCCCCGGCGATTTGGGCGGCGAAACCCGCGGACTCGGGTGCTGTGTCGACGAGCGCGTCTGACGCCGCCACCGCGACACCAGCCGCCAGCGCTCAGCCTCCCTCGGTGGGTGCCCGGCACTCCGGCGCCTTCCCCGCGCTCGCCCCCACGCCTGTCCCAGGCGCCAGCCGCATCAGCCGGTCCGACGTGGCGGCGGTCGGCTCCTCTCCGGACTTCGAGTTCCTCAAGCGGCTGATGTTGATGGAGGTGAAGCGCAGCCGGCGCTACCGCTACCCCATCGCCGTGTTGCTGGTGGACATCGACAAGTTCGCGGAGAAAGCCGCGCCCCTGGCCCCTGCCGCGCGGAAGCTCGCGCTCGCCGAGGCCCTGGGACTGCTGGTGTCCGGAGTGCGCGACATCGACGTCGCCGTGCCCTTCGCGGACAGTCGCTTCGTCGTCTTCCTTCCGCACACGCCGCGCTCCGGCGCGCTGGTGGTGGGGCAGCGCCTGCGCGAGCTCATCAAGTCCCTGACGGCCTACGAGGGCGCCAGCGCCTCCGTGGGTGTCGCCGTCTCCGAGCCCCCGTCGGGCCGTGGACCCGTGGCGGGCGCCCTGTCTCAGGTCAGCTTCGGCAGCCTCCTCAAAGAGGCTGGAGAAGCCCTGCGTCGCGCTCAGGCCGCGGGTGGGGACTGGGTGGAGGCCGCGAGCGGCAGGACTCAGCCGGGATAG